The genomic window ACTACTCGAGGTTGTCAGGGATGAGAGGAGGAAAATCGGCTCGGCGTCGGGCCGGACCGCCGACCCCCGTCAGAACAGATCGACGAACAGGACCACGTATCCCGCCAGCAGGACGCTCGGGACGAAGACGAGGGCGAAGACGCCCTTGTGCCAGTCGTAGACCGATTTGCCGTCCAGCGGACCGAAGGGGATCATGTTGAACGCGGCCAGCACCAGGTTGATCCAGACGCCCATCCGACCGATGGTTCCGAGCGGGGCCGGCATGATCATCAGCGGCAGGAACATGATCGCGAGCAGGTGGTTGGTGATCGGCCCGGCGAGGGCGACCATCGCGTTCTCGCGCTGCGTGATCCGGCCGCGGTGATAAACGGCGCCCGGCGCGGCGAAGAGGAACCC from Haloterrigena sp. KLK7 includes these protein-coding regions:
- a CDS encoding metalloprotease translates to MSTRTRQRAGSGPELTFSDRELIDLAVAWVTLSVAFSLIFAPIHRGGSSVGYFVGMVGLSLVTVGVAFLLHELAHKVVAIEHGQIAEFRADYQMLFLALMGALVGFLFAAPGAVYHRGRITQRENAMVALAGPITNHLLAIMFLPLMIMPAPLGTIGRMGVWINLVLAAFNMIPFGPLDGKSVYDWHKGVFALVFVPSVLLAGYVVLFVDLF